The Microbacterium luteum genome includes a region encoding these proteins:
- the glyA gene encoding serine hydroxymethyltransferase gives MTDSFFTAPLAEVDPEIAQVLERELDRQRGYLEMIASENFVPVSVLQSQGSVLTNKYAEGYPGRRYYGGCEEVDVAEELAIARAKELFGAEFANVQPHSGATANAAVLHAIARPGDTILGLALDQGGHLTHGMKINFSGRLYDIVAYGVDPETSLIDMDEVHRLAVEHEPRVIIAGWSAYPRQLDFARFREIADEVGAYLWVDMAHFAGLVAAGVHPSPVPHAHVVSSTVHKTIGGPRSGFILTNDADLAKKINTAVFPGQQGGPLMHVIAAKATAFKLAGTPEFRDRQERTVRGAAILAERLQREDVAGAGVTVRSGGTDVHLVLVDLRDAEIDGKQAEDLLHEIHITVNRNAVPNDPRPPMVTSGLRVGTPALATRGFGDDEFAEVADIIALALLPGADVEALRARVAALTGAFPLYPELQQ, from the coding sequence ATGACCGACTCTTTCTTCACGGCCCCGCTGGCCGAGGTCGACCCCGAGATCGCGCAGGTGCTCGAGCGCGAGCTCGACCGCCAGCGCGGCTACCTCGAGATGATCGCCTCGGAGAACTTCGTTCCCGTCTCGGTGCTGCAGTCGCAGGGCTCGGTGCTCACCAACAAGTACGCCGAGGGATACCCCGGTCGCCGCTACTACGGCGGCTGCGAAGAGGTCGATGTGGCCGAGGAGCTCGCGATCGCGCGCGCCAAGGAGCTGTTCGGTGCGGAGTTCGCCAACGTGCAGCCCCACTCCGGCGCCACCGCGAACGCGGCCGTGCTGCACGCGATCGCCCGGCCGGGCGACACCATCCTGGGCCTCGCGCTCGACCAGGGCGGCCACCTCACCCACGGCATGAAGATCAACTTCTCGGGCCGCCTCTACGACATCGTCGCTTACGGCGTCGACCCCGAGACGAGTCTGATCGACATGGACGAGGTGCACCGCCTCGCCGTCGAGCACGAGCCCAGGGTCATCATCGCCGGCTGGTCGGCGTATCCGCGTCAGCTCGACTTCGCCCGCTTCCGCGAGATCGCCGACGAGGTCGGCGCGTACCTGTGGGTGGACATGGCCCACTTCGCGGGCCTTGTCGCAGCCGGCGTGCACCCGTCGCCGGTTCCCCACGCCCACGTGGTCTCCTCCACGGTGCACAAGACCATCGGCGGACCTCGCTCGGGCTTCATCCTCACCAACGACGCCGACCTCGCCAAGAAGATCAACACCGCCGTCTTCCCGGGTCAGCAGGGTGGCCCCCTCATGCACGTGATCGCCGCCAAGGCGACCGCCTTCAAGCTCGCCGGCACCCCGGAGTTCCGCGACCGTCAGGAGCGCACCGTGCGCGGTGCCGCGATCCTCGCCGAGCGTCTCCAGCGCGAAGACGTCGCCGGCGCCGGCGTGACCGTGCGCTCCGGCGGCACCGACGTGCACCTCGTGCTCGTCGACCTGCGCGACGCCGAGATCGACGGCAAGCAGGCCGAAGACCTCCTGCACGAGATCCACATCACCGTCAACCGCAACGCCGTGCCGAACGACCCGCGTCCGCCGATGGTCACCTCTGGTCTGCGCGTCGGCACGCCCGCCCTCGCCACCCGCGGCTTCGGTGACGACGAGTTCGCCGAGGTCGCCGACATCATCGCCCTGGCCCTGCTGCCCGGCGCCGACGTCGAGGCTCTGCGGGCCCGCGTGGCTGCGCTCACCGGCGCCTTCCCGCTCTACCCCGAGCTGCAGCAGTAA
- a CDS encoding ROK family protein — protein MRVGLDVGGTKTDAVVVDDAARVLARTRLATGWGVDAVGATIVRAVDLVAAEAGVGRDGIRSVGIGMPGQVAPGSTRVVHAVNLGVHDLDVASTVEPMLGLPVRVENDVKAAALGAHALHGAGTGTMAYLNLGTGVAAGIVVDGQLWRGAGGSAGEVGHISVDPAGPPCRCGQRGCIEALAGGGAVAERWGRPGALPVRDVFDAADAGDPRAVALRADLARGVASAIRVLVLTADVDTVVIGGGLSALGERLTGPVVDELDAGAAASAFIRSLHLRDRATLLPPASPAAALGAALVGRASEEVLAHG, from the coding sequence ATGAGGGTCGGGCTCGACGTCGGGGGCACCAAGACCGACGCCGTGGTCGTCGACGACGCCGCTCGCGTGCTCGCCCGCACGCGGCTGGCCACCGGCTGGGGCGTCGACGCGGTCGGCGCGACCATCGTGCGCGCCGTCGACCTGGTCGCCGCCGAAGCCGGCGTCGGCCGCGACGGGATCCGGTCGGTCGGGATCGGGATGCCGGGGCAGGTCGCCCCGGGCTCCACCCGCGTCGTGCACGCGGTGAACCTCGGCGTGCACGACCTCGACGTCGCCAGCACCGTCGAGCCGATGCTCGGCCTTCCCGTGCGGGTCGAGAACGACGTGAAGGCGGCTGCGCTCGGCGCGCACGCCCTGCACGGTGCTGGAACCGGGACCATGGCCTATCTCAACCTCGGCACCGGCGTCGCCGCCGGCATCGTGGTCGACGGGCAGCTGTGGCGCGGCGCCGGCGGAAGCGCCGGCGAGGTCGGGCACATCTCCGTCGACCCGGCGGGTCCACCGTGCCGGTGCGGACAGCGCGGATGCATCGAGGCGCTCGCGGGCGGGGGAGCCGTCGCGGAGCGGTGGGGGCGCCCCGGAGCGCTTCCCGTGCGCGACGTCTTCGACGCCGCCGACGCCGGAGACCCCCGGGCCGTCGCGCTGCGCGCGGACCTCGCACGCGGCGTGGCCTCGGCGATCCGCGTGCTCGTGCTCACCGCCGACGTCGACACCGTCGTGATCGGCGGCGGGCTCAGCGCCCTCGGCGAGCGGCTCACCGGCCCGGTGGTCGACGAGCTCGACGCCGGCGCCGCCGCGTCGGCGTTCATCCGCTCCCTCCACCTGCGCGATCGGGCGACCCTGCTGCCGCCGGCATCACCGGCCGCAGCGCTCGGCGCCGCTCTGGTCGGCCGGGCCAGCGAGGAGGTGCTTGCGCATGGCTGA
- a CDS encoding YrdB family protein, with the protein MPENASPSSAAPASPAPGMRAPLTGLDILAFVCELFALGSLALWGFLAFDLPWNIVVGVGAPTLALVVWALFVSPRAVFAVHPFIRGLVELLVYLSATIAWWDLGYAWIGVVFAVIAVTCGVLVGRRRLS; encoded by the coding sequence ATGCCCGAGAACGCCTCACCCTCCTCGGCCGCGCCCGCTTCCCCCGCGCCCGGCATGCGCGCACCGCTCACCGGCCTCGACATCCTCGCCTTCGTATGCGAGCTGTTCGCGCTCGGCTCGTTGGCGCTGTGGGGGTTCCTCGCGTTCGACCTGCCGTGGAACATCGTCGTCGGCGTCGGGGCACCGACCCTCGCCCTGGTCGTGTGGGCACTGTTCGTCTCCCCGCGCGCGGTCTTCGCCGTGCACCCGTTCATCCGGGGTCTCGTCGAGCTGCTGGTCTACCTGTCGGCCACGATCGCCTGGTGGGACCTCGGCTACGCGTGGATCGGCGTCGTCTTCGCCGTGATCGCCGTGACGTGCGGCGTGCTGGTCGGACGGCGCCGCCTGTCGTGA
- a CDS encoding beta-N-acetylhexosaminidase, whose product MSLPLVPYPASTTALDEPAFRLDASAGVTGDETCAALLRRELEAVTGTTIGSDEGIRLDVATDGAPESYTLDASAHGVVVTGADPAGLFYGVQTLLQLVARDENGWLIPAVRITDRPRFAYRGVMLDVARHFFDVDTVCRWIDRAASLKANHLHLHLSDDQGWRIALPSRPELAQRASATAIGADDGGWYSAADYARIVAHAASRHMTVVPELDMPGHTHAVSLAYPALAAEPVITDEVRAAADAFGGGLPRTGEPYRGLAVGFSSLRIGDDEVDRFVTDVFTDLAALTPGPYLHLGGDEALGTDPARYASFVARVTEIITGLGKTPVAWHEAGAADHLAAGTTGQYWGFTTPVDGSAETIRSFVARGGRIILSPADAVYLDMKPDADFPLGLTWANGPTSVRRAYEWEPSTVIGGLDEDDILGVEAPLWTETVRTAADIDALAFPRIAAAAEAAWSPPTDASPERTWDSFRHRVGAQGPRWAARGIRFHASGEIPWA is encoded by the coding sequence ATGAGCCTTCCGCTGGTGCCTTACCCGGCGTCCACCACCGCCCTCGACGAGCCCGCCTTCCGGCTCGACGCGAGCGCCGGCGTCACCGGCGACGAGACCTGCGCGGCGCTGCTGCGCCGCGAGCTCGAGGCGGTCACGGGCACCACCATCGGGTCGGATGAGGGCATCCGACTCGATGTCGCGACGGACGGAGCCCCCGAGTCGTACACGCTGGATGCGTCGGCGCACGGCGTGGTGGTCACCGGGGCGGACCCCGCCGGCCTGTTCTACGGCGTGCAGACCCTCCTGCAGCTCGTCGCCCGCGATGAAAATGGATGGCTGATCCCCGCCGTCCGGATCACCGACCGCCCCCGGTTCGCCTACCGCGGGGTCATGCTCGACGTCGCACGCCACTTCTTCGACGTCGACACGGTGTGCAGATGGATCGACCGGGCCGCCTCCCTGAAGGCCAACCACCTGCACCTGCACCTGAGCGACGACCAGGGATGGCGGATCGCCCTCCCGTCGCGACCCGAGCTCGCCCAGCGCGCCTCGGCGACGGCTATCGGCGCCGACGATGGCGGCTGGTACTCGGCGGCGGACTACGCCCGCATCGTCGCCCACGCGGCCTCCCGTCACATGACCGTCGTGCCCGAGCTCGACATGCCCGGGCACACCCACGCGGTGTCCCTCGCCTACCCCGCCCTCGCGGCGGAGCCGGTGATCACCGACGAGGTGCGCGCGGCCGCCGACGCGTTCGGCGGCGGCCTCCCCCGCACCGGGGAGCCCTACCGCGGGCTGGCGGTCGGCTTCTCGTCCCTGCGCATCGGCGACGACGAGGTCGACCGGTTCGTCACCGACGTGTTCACCGATCTCGCCGCCCTCACCCCGGGGCCGTACCTGCACCTCGGCGGCGACGAGGCCCTCGGCACCGACCCGGCGCGCTATGCCTCGTTCGTCGCCCGCGTCACCGAGATCATCACGGGGCTCGGCAAGACCCCCGTCGCCTGGCACGAGGCCGGCGCCGCGGACCACCTCGCCGCCGGCACGACCGGCCAGTACTGGGGGTTCACCACGCCGGTGGACGGGTCCGCCGAGACGATACGGAGCTTCGTCGCGCGAGGCGGCCGCATCATCCTCTCCCCCGCCGACGCGGTCTACCTCGATATGAAGCCGGACGCCGACTTCCCCCTCGGGCTCACGTGGGCGAACGGCCCCACGAGCGTGCGGCGGGCCTACGAATGGGAGCCGTCCACGGTGATCGGCGGTCTCGACGAGGACGACATCCTCGGCGTGGAGGCGCCGCTGTGGACGGAGACGGTGCGCACCGCCGCCGACATCGACGCCCTCGCCTTCCCGCGCATCGCGGCGGCCGCCGAAGCCGCGTGGTCTCCGCCGACCGACGCTTCCCCGGAGCGCACGTGGGACTCGTTCCGGCACCGGGTCGGCGCGCAGGGCCCGCGCTGGGCCGCGCGGGGCATCCGCTTCCACGCCAGTGGGGAGATCCCGTGGGCGTGA
- a CDS encoding carbohydrate ABC transporter permease translates to MSTQVTTATQVGTVGVDEVLGEPGSPNRPAPRSLQARRPSSRRVLTRTLLNVAAAIVFAMSVFPVYWMINMSLTPNSEIITREPSFLPFDFTLQNYLTAWTREAAPGQTDFPHALMTSLTVTAGVLVATLLFAFLASIAVARFHFKGRRGFIVSVLIVQMIPGEAMMFTIYGMIDDWQLMNTLLGLGIVYTAAVIPFTIWTLRGFVAGVPADLEEAAMIDGCTKSQAFWKVTFPLLAPGLISTGIFAFIQSWNEFTMALLLMSGYNLPLMPWLNAFQSSSVGGSVDWGAVMAGSTLIAIPVMIFFLIVQGKMTGGLVAGAVKG, encoded by the coding sequence GTGAGCACACAGGTCACCACCGCCACCCAGGTCGGCACCGTCGGCGTCGACGAGGTGCTCGGCGAGCCGGGTTCGCCGAACCGCCCCGCGCCCCGGTCCCTGCAGGCGCGGCGCCCCTCGAGCCGGCGCGTGCTCACCCGCACGCTCCTCAACGTCGCCGCGGCGATCGTCTTCGCCATGAGCGTGTTCCCGGTGTACTGGATGATCAACATGTCGCTGACGCCCAACAGCGAGATCATCACGCGCGAGCCGAGCTTTCTGCCCTTCGATTTCACGCTGCAGAACTACCTCACGGCGTGGACGCGCGAAGCGGCCCCCGGACAGACCGACTTCCCGCACGCGCTCATGACCTCACTCACGGTGACCGCCGGCGTGCTCGTGGCCACCCTGCTGTTCGCCTTCCTCGCCTCGATCGCCGTCGCGCGATTCCACTTCAAGGGACGCCGCGGGTTCATCGTCTCGGTCCTCATCGTGCAGATGATCCCCGGTGAGGCGATGATGTTCACGATCTACGGGATGATCGACGACTGGCAGCTGATGAACACCCTGCTCGGTCTCGGCATCGTCTACACCGCCGCGGTCATCCCCTTCACGATCTGGACGCTTCGCGGATTCGTGGCGGGGGTCCCCGCGGATCTCGAAGAAGCGGCCATGATCGACGGGTGCACGAAGTCGCAGGCGTTCTGGAAGGTCACCTTCCCGCTGCTGGCGCCCGGGCTCATCTCGACCGGCATCTTCGCGTTCATCCAGTCGTGGAACGAGTTCACGATGGCGCTGCTTCTCATGAGCGGCTACAACCTTCCGCTCATGCCGTGGCTGAACGCCTTCCAGTCCTCCAGCGTCGGCGGCTCCGTCGACTGGGGCGCCGTCATGGCCGGCTCGACGCTCATCGCCATCCCGGTGATGATCTTCTTCCTCATCGTGCAGGGCAAGATGACCGGAGGGCTCGTGGCCGGGGCGGTCAAGGGCTGA
- a CDS encoding glucosamine-6-phosphate deaminase → MAEVVIVPDARAAGALVADAIARVIEARPDTVLGLATGSTPLPVYEALRGRLAGTDLSLVRGFALDEYVGIDPAHPQSYRSVISREVVDPLGLDPARVHVPDGSPAGIEHAGSDYEAAIEAAGGVDLQILGIGTDGHIGFNEPGSSFASVTRVKTLTEQTRRDNARFFDTIDDVPMHCITQGLGTILRARHLMLLAFGEGKAAAVAAAVEGPLSASSPGSAIQLHPHATVVLDEAAATDLAHADYYRYAYANKPAWQRL, encoded by the coding sequence ATGGCTGAAGTCGTCATCGTGCCCGACGCCCGCGCGGCCGGTGCGCTCGTGGCCGACGCGATCGCGCGGGTGATCGAGGCGCGGCCCGACACGGTGCTGGGACTTGCGACCGGTTCGACTCCGCTCCCGGTGTACGAAGCGCTGCGCGGGCGGCTGGCGGGCACCGACCTGTCGCTTGTGCGCGGCTTCGCGCTCGATGAGTACGTGGGGATCGATCCCGCCCATCCACAGAGCTACCGGTCGGTGATCTCGCGCGAGGTGGTCGACCCGCTCGGGCTCGACCCCGCGCGCGTGCACGTTCCCGACGGGAGCCCCGCGGGCATCGAGCACGCCGGGTCGGACTACGAGGCGGCGATCGAAGCCGCGGGCGGTGTCGACCTGCAGATCCTCGGCATCGGCACCGACGGGCACATCGGATTCAACGAGCCGGGGTCGTCGTTCGCGTCGGTCACGCGCGTGAAGACGCTGACGGAGCAGACCCGCCGCGACAATGCCCGCTTCTTCGACACGATCGACGATGTGCCGATGCACTGCATCACGCAGGGGCTCGGCACGATCCTCCGCGCCCGGCACCTGATGCTCCTGGCCTTCGGCGAGGGCAAGGCGGCCGCGGTGGCCGCGGCGGTCGAAGGCCCGCTGTCGGCGTCGTCGCCGGGCTCGGCCATCCAGCTGCATCCCCACGCCACGGTGGTCCTCGACGAGGCGGCGGCGACGGACCTCGCCCACGCGGACTACTACCGCTACGCCTACGCGAACAAGCCGGCCTGGCAGCGCCTCTGA
- the nagA gene encoding N-acetylglucosamine-6-phosphate deacetylase — translation MTVIHSARLVTGGAVTADAWVRFDGDRVAAVGTGSGWAATTDAGVDVVDASAVAGDGAVLTAGFIDLHAHGGAGASFDEGADAIRTARALHRGHGTTRGLISLVSAPIEVLAARAGVVADVAGTDPDVLGTHLEGPFLDRGRRGAHDERALLDPTPDAVDRLLEAGRGTVRQVTLAPERPGALAAIARLREAGVVPAVGHTAAGFDLARAAFDAGAGILTHAFNAMPGLHHRHPGPMAAAAADSRVTLEIIADGVHLHPETVRIAFAAAPHRIALITDAMAATGRPDGAYELGSQRVDVEGGVARLAEGTRAIAGSTLTQDAALRRTIEAGVSLPDAVHALTAAPARAIGRDDLGALAPGMLADAVLLTRDLEVRRVWTGGRASAGPEEGAA, via the coding sequence GTGACCGTCATCCACTCCGCGCGCCTGGTCACCGGCGGCGCGGTGACCGCCGACGCGTGGGTGCGCTTCGACGGCGACCGGGTGGCGGCCGTCGGCACCGGGTCGGGGTGGGCTGCGACGACGGATGCCGGGGTCGACGTCGTCGATGCGTCGGCCGTCGCGGGTGACGGCGCCGTGCTCACTGCCGGCTTCATCGACCTGCACGCCCACGGCGGCGCGGGCGCGTCGTTCGACGAGGGCGCCGACGCCATCCGCACCGCGCGCGCCCTGCACCGCGGCCACGGCACGACCCGCGGCCTGATCTCGCTCGTGTCGGCACCGATCGAGGTGCTCGCCGCGCGCGCCGGCGTCGTCGCCGACGTCGCCGGCACCGATCCCGATGTGCTGGGGACGCACCTGGAGGGACCTTTCCTCGACCGCGGCCGCCGAGGCGCGCACGACGAGCGCGCGCTCCTCGATCCGACCCCCGACGCGGTCGACCGCCTGCTCGAGGCCGGACGCGGCACCGTGCGGCAGGTCACCCTCGCGCCGGAGCGCCCCGGCGCCCTGGCTGCCATCGCCCGCCTGCGAGAGGCGGGCGTCGTGCCGGCCGTCGGTCACACCGCTGCCGGCTTCGACCTCGCTCGCGCGGCGTTCGACGCCGGCGCCGGCATCCTCACGCACGCCTTCAACGCGATGCCCGGGCTGCACCACCGGCACCCGGGTCCGATGGCGGCCGCCGCGGCCGATTCCCGCGTGACGCTGGAGATCATCGCCGACGGCGTGCACCTGCATCCCGAGACCGTGCGCATCGCATTCGCGGCCGCGCCGCACCGCATCGCCCTGATCACCGACGCCATGGCGGCGACCGGACGCCCCGACGGCGCGTACGAGCTCGGCAGCCAGCGGGTCGACGTCGAGGGGGGTGTCGCCCGACTCGCGGAGGGGACGCGTGCGATCGCCGGGTCGACGCTCACGCAGGATGCCGCCCTCCGGCGCACGATCGAGGCGGGCGTATCGCTCCCCGACGCCGTCCACGCCCTCACGGCCGCCCCGGCTCGCGCGATCGGGCGAGACGACCTCGGCGCTCTGGCCCCCGGCATGCTCGCCGACGCGGTCCTGCTCACCCGTGACCTCGAGGTGCGCCGCGTGTGGACGGGCGGACGCGCGTCCGCGGGCCCCGAAGAGGGCGCGGCGTAG
- a CDS encoding carbohydrate ABC transporter permease: protein MSETRALTVGRPASGRRPTTSLTPRERSRRRREARGAWSLLTPSLIILGVMVGYPAVLMVIQSFTDYTVKNKVQGTLPAFVGLENYIDLFTQSDFPAVLMRSLGLMVVLTVLNMGLGVLVAVLMTRLSRAWRIVVSIGLLLAWAMPPLTATVVWGWIFDTEYGVVNWAMNTLTGTTDWTNHSWLLNPWSFFFVLTIIIVWQSVPFVAFTTYAGLGQVPGEVLEAASLDGAHPWKRFWLVVFPYLRSILTVVLVLQIIWNLRIFTQVYALQSRGGLASETNVLGTYLFRQGVGEFGATAAIGVVMVILLLVLSWGYVRTTLKEEEL from the coding sequence ATGAGCGAGACCCGTGCCCTCACCGTGGGACGCCCGGCCTCCGGGCGACGCCCGACCACGTCGCTCACCCCGCGCGAGCGCTCCCGGCGGCGCCGCGAAGCCCGCGGCGCGTGGTCGCTGCTCACCCCGTCGCTGATCATCCTCGGCGTCATGGTGGGCTACCCCGCCGTGCTGATGGTGATCCAGTCGTTCACCGACTACACGGTGAAGAACAAGGTGCAGGGCACCCTCCCCGCCTTCGTCGGTCTCGAGAACTACATCGACCTGTTCACCCAGTCCGACTTCCCGGCCGTGCTCATGCGCAGCCTCGGGCTCATGGTCGTGCTCACCGTGCTCAACATGGGTCTCGGCGTGCTGGTCGCGGTGCTCATGACCCGGCTCTCGCGTGCCTGGCGCATCGTCGTGTCGATCGGGCTCCTGCTCGCATGGGCCATGCCGCCCCTGACGGCAACGGTCGTCTGGGGGTGGATCTTCGACACCGAGTACGGCGTCGTGAACTGGGCGATGAACACCCTCACCGGCACGACCGACTGGACCAACCACTCGTGGCTGCTGAACCCGTGGTCGTTCTTCTTCGTCCTCACGATCATCATCGTGTGGCAGTCGGTGCCCTTCGTGGCCTTCACCACCTACGCCGGTCTCGGACAGGTTCCCGGCGAGGTGCTCGAAGCCGCCTCCCTGGACGGCGCGCACCCGTGGAAGCGGTTCTGGTTGGTCGTCTTCCCGTACCTGCGCAGCATCCTCACCGTCGTCCTCGTGCTGCAGATCATCTGGAACCTGCGCATCTTCACCCAGGTCTACGCGCTGCAGAGCCGCGGCGGCCTCGCCTCCGAGACGAACGTGCTCGGCACCTACCTGTTCCGCCAGGGCGTCGGCGAATTCGGGGCCACCGCGGCTATCGGCGTCGTCATGGTCATCCTGCTGCTCGTCCTCTCCTGGGGATACGTGCGCACCACCCTGAAGGAGGAGGAGCTGTGA
- a CDS encoding FAD-binding oxidoreductase codes for MTDAVEVVARLAAELGDRVDVSFDARRAARADKSGHAAAGIPVAVVHAGSVEDVQATLRVATATGTPVVTRGAGTGLAGAANAGDGEIALSVRGMDRILEVRPDDLIAVVEPGILNADLNAALAPQGLWWAPDPASRAISTVGGNIATGAGGLLCAKYGVVRDAVLGVDVVLADGRLLRLGHRTVKGVTGLDLTSLMIGSEGTLGVIVGATLKLRRTVPGEVCTIAATFPAVRDAATASAAVTASGVQPAIMELMDAASLAAVHAHLGLTAPTPGASQLTIQTDGISAAADAEAIGRMLADAGGTVAVTRDPMEGERLLAVRRAMHPAMERLGTTLIEDVSVPRSALPAMFDEIARVEREYGLPIPTVAHAGDGNLHPNFVFDASPDASGVVEVPPVVWRAADALFRAALALGGTLTGEHGVGVLKSRWLADELGDDQWEIQRQITRVFDPDGILNPGKVFAR; via the coding sequence GTGACCGACGCCGTCGAGGTCGTCGCCCGTCTCGCCGCCGAGCTCGGCGATCGCGTCGACGTCTCCTTCGACGCCCGTCGTGCCGCTCGGGCCGACAAGTCCGGGCACGCCGCAGCGGGCATCCCCGTCGCGGTCGTGCACGCCGGCTCGGTCGAGGACGTGCAGGCGACCCTTCGCGTCGCCACCGCCACCGGCACGCCCGTCGTGACCCGCGGCGCCGGTACGGGCCTCGCGGGTGCCGCGAACGCCGGCGACGGCGAGATCGCCCTCTCGGTGCGCGGGATGGACCGCATCCTCGAGGTGCGCCCCGACGACCTGATCGCCGTCGTCGAACCGGGCATCCTCAACGCCGACCTCAACGCGGCCCTCGCGCCGCAGGGCCTCTGGTGGGCCCCCGATCCGGCCAGCCGCGCCATCTCGACGGTGGGCGGCAACATCGCCACCGGAGCGGGAGGCCTGCTGTGCGCAAAGTACGGCGTCGTGCGCGATGCGGTGCTCGGCGTCGACGTCGTGCTCGCCGACGGCCGCCTGCTGCGCCTGGGCCATCGCACCGTCAAGGGCGTCACCGGTCTCGACCTCACGTCGCTCATGATCGGCTCCGAGGGGACGCTCGGAGTGATCGTCGGGGCGACCCTCAAGCTCCGGCGCACCGTGCCGGGCGAGGTGTGCACGATCGCCGCGACCTTCCCGGCGGTGCGCGACGCGGCGACCGCATCCGCCGCCGTCACCGCGTCCGGGGTGCAGCCGGCGATCATGGAGCTCATGGATGCGGCTTCCCTCGCCGCCGTGCACGCTCACCTCGGGCTGACCGCGCCGACACCGGGCGCCTCGCAGCTGACCATCCAGACCGACGGCATCTCGGCGGCAGCCGACGCCGAGGCGATCGGGCGGATGCTCGCCGACGCCGGCGGCACGGTCGCCGTCACGCGCGACCCGATGGAGGGCGAACGACTGCTCGCGGTGCGCCGCGCGATGCATCCGGCCATGGAACGCCTCGGCACGACCCTCATCGAAGACGTCTCGGTGCCCCGCAGCGCCCTCCCGGCGATGTTCGACGAAATCGCCCGCGTCGAGCGCGAGTACGGACTGCCCATCCCCACCGTCGCCCACGCCGGCGACGGCAACCTGCATCCGAACTTCGTGTTCGACGCCTCCCCCGACGCGTCGGGCGTCGTCGAGGTGCCCCCGGTCGTGTGGCGCGCGGCCGACGCGCTCTTCCGCGCCGCGCTCGCCCTCGGCGGCACCCTCACCGGTGAGCACGGCGTCGGCGTGCTGAAGAGCCGATGGCTCGCCGACGAGCTCGGCGACGACCAGTGGGAGATCCAGCGCCAGATCACCCGCGTGTTCGATCCGGACGGCATCCTGAACCCGGGGAAGGTGTTCGCCCGGTGA
- a CDS encoding NUDIX hydrolase: protein MSGTIHVAAAVVVADDGRTLVVRKRGARVFQQPGGKPDAGEDALAAVVREVAEETGIAADPGDYVPLGRFADDAANEPGHRVVGDAFLLRVGPAEATASGEIEELRWLTPAEVPDTPLANLSRNHLIRFAWR from the coding sequence GTGAGCGGCACGATCCACGTGGCGGCCGCGGTGGTCGTCGCCGACGACGGTCGCACCCTCGTGGTGCGAAAGCGCGGCGCGCGGGTCTTCCAGCAGCCGGGCGGCAAGCCCGACGCGGGTGAAGACGCCCTGGCGGCCGTCGTGCGCGAGGTGGCCGAGGAGACCGGCATCGCCGCCGACCCGGGCGACTACGTGCCGCTCGGGCGCTTCGCCGACGACGCCGCGAACGAGCCCGGCCACCGCGTCGTCGGCGACGCGTTCCTCCTGCGGGTCGGCCCGGCTGAGGCGACCGCGTCGGGAGAGATCGAGGAGCTCCGCTGGCTGACGCCGGCCGAGGTGCCCGACACACCGCTGGCGAACCTGAGCCGCAACCACCTCATCCGCTTTGCCTGGCGCTGA